From Streptomyces asiaticus, one genomic window encodes:
- the purL gene encoding phosphoribosylformylglycinamidine synthase subunit PurL gives MTLDTTKHAAQTPEAEQPWAELGLKQDEYERVRAILGRRPTGAELAMYSVMWSEHCSYKSSKVHLRQFGEKAPESDALLVGIGENAGVVDVGQGYAVTFKVESHNHPSYIEPYQGAATGVGGIVRDILAMGARPVAVMDPLRFGAADHPDTKRVLPGVVAGIGGYGNCLGLPNIGGEVVFDPCYQGNPLVNALCVGVMKHEDIHLAKASGTGNKVILYGARTGGDGIGGVSVLASETFDDSKPTKRPAVQVGDPFQEKLLIECTLEVFKEDLVEGIQDLGGAGLSCATSELASAGSGGMRVELDTVPLRDSSLSPEEILMSESQERMCAIVKPEKVDRFLEICEKWDVIATVIGEVTDGERLEIYWHGEQIVDVPPRTVAHEGPVYERPYARPEWQDALQADDAGKLPRPATAEELREQVLKVIGSPNQSSKSWITDQYDRFVQGNTVLAQPEDSGMVRVDEETGLGVAVATDGNGRYAKLDPYAGAQLALAESYRNVAASGAKPLAISNCLNFGSPEDPAVMWQFAEATRGLADGCLTLGTPVTGGNVSLYNQTGEVAIHPTPVVAVLGVIDDVARRTPIAFAEEGQLLYLLGDTAEELGGSAWSQVIHDHLGGLPPKVDLERERLLAEILISASRDGMVDAAHDLSDGGLIQALAESCLRGGKGARIVVPDGLDPFVLLFSESAGRAIVAVPRSEEVRFNDMCGARGLPAARIGVVDGDAIDVQGQFSIPLAELRESYEATIPGLLA, from the coding sequence ATGACCCTGGACACCACCAAGCACGCGGCGCAGACCCCGGAGGCCGAGCAGCCCTGGGCCGAACTCGGTCTCAAGCAGGACGAGTACGAGCGCGTCCGCGCCATCCTGGGCCGCCGCCCCACCGGCGCCGAGCTCGCGATGTACTCCGTCATGTGGTCCGAACACTGCTCGTACAAGTCGAGCAAGGTCCACTTGCGGCAGTTCGGTGAGAAGGCCCCGGAGAGCGACGCCCTGCTCGTCGGCATCGGCGAGAACGCGGGTGTGGTCGACGTCGGCCAGGGCTACGCGGTCACCTTCAAGGTCGAGTCGCACAACCACCCCTCGTACATCGAGCCCTACCAGGGCGCGGCCACCGGCGTCGGCGGCATCGTCCGCGACATCCTCGCCATGGGCGCCCGCCCGGTGGCCGTGATGGACCCACTGCGCTTCGGCGCCGCCGACCACCCCGACACCAAGCGGGTGCTGCCCGGTGTGGTCGCGGGCATCGGCGGCTACGGCAACTGCCTGGGCCTGCCCAACATCGGCGGCGAGGTCGTCTTCGACCCCTGCTACCAGGGCAACCCGCTGGTCAACGCGTTGTGCGTGGGCGTGATGAAGCATGAGGACATCCACCTCGCCAAGGCGTCCGGCACCGGCAACAAGGTGATCCTCTACGGCGCCCGCACCGGCGGCGACGGCATCGGCGGCGTCTCCGTGCTCGCCTCCGAGACGTTCGACGACTCGAAGCCCACCAAGCGCCCCGCCGTCCAGGTCGGCGACCCCTTCCAGGAGAAGCTGCTCATCGAGTGCACCCTGGAGGTCTTCAAGGAGGACCTGGTCGAGGGCATCCAGGACCTCGGCGGCGCGGGCCTGTCCTGCGCCACCAGCGAGCTCGCCAGCGCCGGCTCCGGCGGCATGCGGGTCGAGCTCGACACCGTGCCGCTGCGCGACTCCTCGCTCTCCCCCGAGGAGATCCTGATGAGCGAGTCGCAGGAGCGGATGTGCGCGATCGTGAAGCCCGAGAAGGTCGACCGCTTCCTGGAGATCTGCGAGAAGTGGGACGTCATCGCCACCGTCATCGGTGAGGTCACCGACGGCGAGCGGCTGGAGATCTACTGGCACGGCGAGCAGATCGTGGACGTCCCGCCGCGCACCGTCGCCCACGAGGGCCCGGTCTACGAGCGCCCCTACGCCCGCCCCGAGTGGCAGGACGCGCTCCAGGCCGACGACGCGGGCAAGCTGCCGCGCCCGGCCACGGCCGAGGAGCTGCGCGAGCAGGTCCTCAAGGTGATCGGCTCCCCGAACCAGTCGTCCAAGTCCTGGATCACGGACCAGTACGACCGCTTCGTGCAGGGCAACACGGTGCTCGCCCAGCCCGAGGACTCCGGCATGGTCCGGGTGGACGAGGAGACGGGCCTGGGCGTGGCCGTCGCCACGGACGGCAACGGCCGCTACGCCAAGCTGGACCCGTACGCGGGGGCGCAGCTGGCGCTCGCCGAGTCGTACCGCAATGTGGCCGCGTCCGGCGCCAAGCCGCTGGCCATCTCCAACTGCCTCAACTTCGGTTCGCCGGAGGACCCCGCGGTCATGTGGCAGTTCGCGGAGGCCACCCGCGGTCTCGCGGACGGCTGTCTGACCCTGGGCACCCCGGTCACCGGCGGCAATGTGTCGCTGTACAACCAGACCGGGGAGGTGGCCATCCACCCGACGCCGGTCGTCGCCGTCCTCGGCGTGATCGACGATGTGGCCCGCCGCACCCCGATCGCCTTCGCGGAGGAGGGCCAGCTGCTCTATCTGCTGGGCGACACCGCGGAGGAGCTGGGCGGTTCGGCCTGGTCCCAGGTGATCCACGACCACCTGGGCGGACTGCCGCCCAAGGTGGACCTGGAGCGGGAGCGGCTGCTCGCCGAGATCCTGATCTCGGCCTCGCGCGACGGCATGGTGGACGCGGCCCACGACCTGTCCGACGGCGGTCTGATCCAGGCGCTCGCCGAGTCGTGTCTGCGCGGGGGCAAGGGCGCCCGGATCGTGGTCCCGGACGGTCTGGACCCCTTCGTCCTGCTGTTCTCCGAGTCCGCGGGCCGGGCGATCGTCGCCGTACCGCGCAGCGAGGAGGTCCGCTTCAACGACATGTGCGGGGCCCGGGGGCTTCCGGCGGCCCGTATCGGCGTGGTCGACGGCGACGCGATCGACGTCCAGGGGCAGTTCTCCATCCCGCTGGCCGAGCTGCGGGAGTCGTACGAGGCGACGATCCCGGGTCTGCTGGCCTGA
- a CDS encoding nuclear transport factor 2 family protein: MGEHPDAAVVRRACTAFQQGDLDTLSTLLTADVMQHVPGDNMISGHHKGRDACMRLYRTEFEETGGTLRVDLESVMPDGRGHVISVHHVRAERGNRTLDMKTGLFFTIVGGKISDIDQCVEDIDAANAFWGK, translated from the coding sequence ATGGGCGAACACCCCGATGCCGCCGTGGTGCGCCGCGCATGCACCGCGTTCCAGCAGGGCGACCTGGACACCCTCTCCACGCTGCTGACGGCGGACGTCATGCAGCATGTGCCCGGTGACAACATGATCTCCGGACACCACAAGGGCCGGGACGCCTGTATGCGGCTGTACCGCACCGAGTTCGAGGAGACCGGTGGCACGCTGCGGGTCGACCTGGAGTCGGTGATGCCCGACGGGCGCGGTCATGTGATCTCCGTCCACCACGTCCGCGCCGAGCGCGGCAACCGCACGCTGGACATGAAGACCGGGCTGTTCTTCACCATCGTCGGCGGGAAGATCAGCGACATCGACCAGTGCGTCGAGGACATCGACGCCGCCAACGCCTTCTGGGGGAAGTGA
- a CDS encoding maleylpyruvate isomerase family mycothiol-dependent enzyme produces the protein MPPRARARSYDPVKTRTAVVAQLRQVRKAAEGLDETALDAPTRLGDWTVRELIAHLAMAVTSVVRLLERPAPPAREVTVTGWASAVAGHAGPIDDDTRALAAEAKPGELLERAETRFAEVAAVAPADRLLAARVGAMRLDDYLVTRCVELVVHADDLAAATGVPVPHDRQALATATRVLADALAAKAPGGSVEVRIPPFAVIQCVEGPRHTRGTPPNVVETDPPTWIRLATGRLTWADALESGPLTASGDRADLSAHLPVLG, from the coding sequence ATGCCGCCTCGTGCCCGTGCCCGCAGCTATGACCCCGTCAAGACCAGGACCGCCGTGGTCGCGCAGCTCCGGCAGGTGCGGAAGGCGGCCGAGGGGCTGGACGAGACCGCCCTGGACGCCCCCACCCGGCTCGGCGACTGGACGGTCCGGGAGCTGATCGCGCATCTGGCGATGGCCGTGACGTCCGTCGTACGGCTCCTGGAACGGCCCGCGCCGCCCGCGCGCGAGGTCACCGTCACCGGCTGGGCGTCGGCGGTGGCCGGGCACGCGGGGCCGATCGACGACGACACGCGCGCTCTCGCGGCGGAGGCGAAACCGGGCGAGCTGCTGGAACGCGCCGAGACCCGGTTCGCCGAGGTGGCCGCCGTCGCGCCCGCCGACCGGCTGCTGGCCGCCCGCGTCGGGGCGATGCGGCTGGACGACTACCTGGTCACCCGCTGTGTGGAGCTCGTGGTCCACGCCGACGATCTGGCGGCCGCCACCGGCGTCCCCGTGCCCCACGACCGCCAGGCGCTGGCCACCGCCACCCGCGTGCTCGCCGACGCGCTCGCGGCGAAGGCGCCCGGCGGCTCGGTCGAGGTCCGGATCCCGCCGTTCGCCGTGATCCAGTGCGTCGAGGGCCCCCGGCACACCCGCGGCACCCCGCCGAACGTCGTCGAGACCGATCCGCCGACCTGGATCCGCCTCGCCACGGGCCGTCTGACCTGGGCCGATGCCCTGGAATCCGGGCCGCTGACCGCGAGCGGCGACCGCGCCGACCTCTCCGCCCACCTCCCCGTGCTCGGCTGA
- the purF gene encoding amidophosphoribosyltransferase — MPRGDGRLSHDLLPGEKGPQDACGVFGVWAPGEEVAKLTYFGLYALQHRGQESAGIAVSNGSQILVFKDMGLVSQVFDETSLGSLTGHIAVGHARYSTTGASVWENAQPTFRATAHGSIALGHNGNLVNTAELAELVAALPRDGGRATQVAATNDTDLVTALLAGQVDEDGKPLTVEQAAPIVLPKVKGAFSLVYMDEHTLYAARDPQGIRPLVLGRLERGWVVASETAALDIVGASFIREIEPGEMVAIDENGLRSTTFAEARPKGCVFEYVYLARPDTDIAGRNVYLSRVEMGRRLAKEAPAEADLVIPTPESGTPAAVGYAEASGIPYGSGLVKNSYVGRTFIQPSQTIRQLGIRLKLNPLKEVIRGKRLVVVDDSIVRGNTQRALVRMLREAGAAEVHIRISSPPIKWPCFFGIDFATRAELIANGLSVEEIGKSLGADSLAYISTDGMIEATTIAKPNLCRACFDGEYPMDLPDPELLGKHLLESETQGQSSGDADGVTTLTAGVGGGDALRRP, encoded by the coding sequence GTGCCACGTGGTGACGGACGACTCAGCCACGACCTGCTCCCCGGTGAGAAGGGCCCCCAGGACGCTTGCGGCGTCTTCGGAGTCTGGGCACCGGGAGAAGAGGTCGCCAAACTCACCTATTTCGGGCTGTACGCACTGCAGCACCGTGGACAGGAGTCCGCGGGCATCGCGGTGAGCAACGGCTCCCAAATTCTCGTCTTCAAGGACATGGGCCTGGTCTCACAGGTCTTCGACGAGACCTCCCTCGGCTCCCTCACGGGCCATATCGCGGTCGGTCACGCCCGCTACTCCACCACCGGAGCCTCGGTGTGGGAGAACGCGCAGCCGACGTTCCGGGCCACCGCCCACGGCTCGATCGCGCTGGGCCACAACGGGAACCTGGTCAACACCGCCGAGCTGGCGGAGCTGGTCGCGGCCCTGCCCCGCGACGGCGGCCGGGCCACCCAGGTGGCGGCCACCAATGACACCGACCTGGTCACCGCGCTGCTCGCGGGCCAGGTGGACGAGGACGGCAAGCCGCTCACCGTCGAGCAGGCGGCCCCCATCGTGCTGCCCAAGGTCAAGGGCGCTTTCAGTCTCGTCTACATGGACGAGCACACGCTGTACGCGGCGCGCGACCCCCAGGGCATCCGCCCGCTGGTCCTCGGCCGCCTCGAGCGCGGCTGGGTGGTGGCCTCCGAGACCGCCGCCCTGGACATCGTGGGCGCGTCCTTCATCCGTGAGATCGAGCCCGGCGAGATGGTCGCCATCGACGAGAACGGGCTGCGCTCCACCACCTTCGCCGAGGCCCGCCCCAAGGGCTGTGTCTTCGAGTACGTGTACCTGGCCCGCCCCGACACCGACATCGCGGGGCGGAATGTGTACCTCTCCCGGGTCGAGATGGGCCGGCGGCTGGCCAAGGAGGCCCCGGCCGAGGCCGACCTGGTCATACCGACGCCGGAGTCCGGCACCCCGGCCGCCGTCGGCTACGCCGAGGCCAGCGGGATTCCGTACGGCTCCGGGCTGGTCAAGAACAGCTATGTGGGCCGGACCTTCATCCAGCCCTCGCAGACCATCCGGCAGCTCGGCATCCGGCTCAAGCTGAACCCCCTCAAGGAGGTCATCCGGGGCAAGCGCCTGGTGGTCGTCGACGACTCGATCGTCCGCGGCAACACCCAGCGCGCCCTGGTGCGGATGCTCCGCGAGGCGGGGGCCGCCGAGGTCCACATCCGGATCTCGTCCCCGCCGATCAAGTGGCCGTGCTTCTTCGGCATAGATTTCGCCACCCGCGCCGAGCTGATCGCCAACGGTCTCTCGGTCGAGGAGATCGGCAAGTCGCTGGGCGCCGACTCGCTGGCGTACATCTCCACCGACGGCATGATCGAGGCGACCACGATCGCCAAGCCGAATCTGTGCCGGGCCTGCTTCGACGGTGAGTACCCGATGGACCTGCCGGATCCGGAGTTGCTGGGCAAGCACCTCCTGGAGTCCGAGACGCAAGGGCAGAGCAGCGGTGACGCCGACGGTGTGACGACGCTGACCGCCGGTGTCGGCGGCGGCGACGCCCTGCGCCGTCCCTGA
- the purM gene encoding phosphoribosylformylglycinamidine cyclo-ligase, translated as MSESGSTYAAAGVDIEAGDRAVELMKEWVKKASRPEVVGGLGGFAGLFDASALARYQRPLLASATDGVGTKVDIARRMGVYDTIGRDLVGMVVDDLVVCGAEPLFMTDYICVGKVYPERVAAIVKGIAEGCTLAGCALVGGETAEHPGLLGADDFDVAGAGTGVVEADRVLGADRIRTGDAVIAMASSGLHSNGYSLVRHVLFDRAGWALDRDVPELGRTLGEELLEPTRIYSLDCLALTRTTEVHAFSHITGGGLANNLARVIPEGLRAVVDRSTWAPGAIFQLVGEAGSVERPELEKTLNMGVGMMAVVPADSVDVALTTLADRGVEAWVSGEITERTAADAEAVTLTGDHAG; from the coding sequence ATGTCCGAGTCCGGGTCCACCTACGCCGCCGCGGGCGTCGACATCGAGGCGGGCGACCGCGCCGTCGAGCTGATGAAGGAGTGGGTCAAGAAGGCGAGCCGGCCCGAGGTCGTGGGCGGCCTCGGCGGTTTCGCCGGGCTCTTCGACGCCTCCGCGCTGGCCCGCTACCAGCGTCCGCTGCTCGCCTCCGCCACCGACGGGGTCGGCACCAAGGTGGACATCGCCCGGCGGATGGGCGTGTACGACACCATCGGCCGCGACCTGGTCGGCATGGTCGTGGACGACCTGGTGGTCTGCGGTGCCGAGCCGCTGTTCATGACCGACTACATCTGCGTCGGCAAGGTCTACCCGGAGCGCGTCGCCGCCATCGTCAAGGGCATCGCCGAGGGCTGCACCCTCGCGGGCTGCGCCCTGGTGGGCGGCGAGACCGCCGAGCACCCGGGGCTGCTGGGCGCGGATGACTTCGATGTCGCCGGGGCCGGTACGGGCGTGGTCGAGGCCGATCGGGTGCTGGGCGCGGATCGTATCCGAACGGGTGATGCGGTGATCGCCATGGCATCGTCCGGACTTCACTCGAACGGGTACTCACTCGTCCGCCATGTGCTCTTCGACCGGGCCGGCTGGGCGCTGGACCGCGATGTGCCGGAGCTCGGCCGGACGCTGGGGGAGGAGCTGCTGGAGCCCACCCGGATCTACTCGCTGGACTGTCTGGCCCTCACCCGCACCACCGAGGTGCACGCCTTCTCGCACATCACCGGCGGCGGGCTCGCCAACAACCTCGCACGGGTCATCCCCGAGGGGCTGCGCGCGGTCGTGGACCGCTCGACCTGGGCCCCCGGCGCGATCTTCCAGCTGGTCGGCGAGGCCGGCTCGGTCGAGCGGCCGGAGCTGGAGAAGACCCTCAACATGGGCGTCGGCATGATGGCGGTGGTCCCGGCCGACTCCGTGGATGTGGCGCTCACCACGCTCGCCGACCGCGGTGTCGAGGCCTGGGTCAGCGGTGAGATCACCGAGCGCACGGCAGCGGACGCCGAGGCGGTGACGCTGACCGGTGACCATGCGGGCTGA
- a CDS encoding DUF3073 domain-containing protein, producing the protein MGRGRAKAKQTKVARQLKYNSGGTDLSRLAEELGASTSNQPPNGERFEDDELDDDPYAQYADLYNDDEDEDDEQSDPSPQRRRA; encoded by the coding sequence ATGGGGCGCGGCCGGGCCAAGGCCAAGCAGACGAAGGTCGCCCGCCAGCTGAAGTACAACAGCGGTGGGACGGATCTCTCACGCCTGGCCGAGGAGCTGGGCGCATCGACATCGAACCAGCCGCCGAATGGCGAGCGGTTCGAGGACGATGAGCTGGACGACGACCCGTACGCACAGTACGCGGATCTGTACAACGACGATGAGGACGAGGACGACGAACAGTCGGATCCGTCACCGCAGCGTCGCCGCGCCTGA
- a CDS encoding Leu/Phe/Val dehydrogenase, whose protein sequence is MGVTTVTDVRHTVSADGPTESRVPNPLSPLSTLFRSDLGGHEQVLLCQDRESGLKAVIAIHSTALGPALGGTRFHAYASEEHPEEAALLDALNLARGMSYKNALAGLDHGGGKAVILGDPDEIKTEKLLLAYGRFVASLGGRYVTACDVGTYVADMDVVARECPWTTGRSPGCGGAGDSSVLTAFGVFQGMRASAQASWGAPTLRGRRVGIAGVGKVGHHLVEHLLEDGAEVVVTDVRTESVDRVLARHPRVQAVRDTEALIRADLDVYAPCALGGALDDATVPVLTAKVVCGAANNQLAHPGVEKDLDGRGILYAPDYVVNAGGVIQVADELHGFDFDRAKAKAAKIFDTTLAIFDRAQTDGIPPAAAADRLAEHRMAEGHDA, encoded by the coding sequence ATGGGAGTCACCACCGTGACCGACGTACGTCACACCGTCAGCGCCGACGGTCCGACGGAGAGTCGCGTGCCGAACCCTCTCTCACCGCTTTCGACACTGTTCCGCTCCGATCTCGGCGGGCATGAGCAGGTCCTGCTCTGCCAGGACCGGGAGAGCGGCCTCAAGGCCGTCATCGCCATCCACTCCACCGCTCTGGGCCCGGCCCTCGGCGGCACCCGCTTCCACGCCTACGCCTCCGAGGAGCACCCCGAAGAAGCGGCGCTCCTCGACGCGCTCAACCTCGCCCGCGGCATGTCCTACAAGAACGCGCTCGCCGGGCTCGACCACGGTGGCGGCAAGGCCGTGATCCTCGGCGACCCCGACGAGATCAAGACCGAAAAGCTGCTGCTCGCCTACGGCCGCTTCGTGGCCTCCCTGGGCGGTCGCTACGTCACCGCCTGCGACGTGGGCACCTATGTGGCCGACATGGATGTCGTCGCCCGGGAGTGCCCCTGGACCACCGGCCGCTCCCCCGGATGCGGCGGCGCCGGTGACTCCTCGGTGCTGACCGCCTTCGGCGTCTTCCAGGGGATGCGGGCGAGCGCCCAGGCGTCCTGGGGCGCGCCCACGCTGCGCGGCCGCAGGGTCGGCATCGCGGGGGTCGGCAAGGTCGGCCACCACCTGGTGGAGCACCTGCTGGAGGACGGCGCCGAGGTCGTGGTCACGGATGTGCGCACCGAGTCGGTGGACCGCGTGCTGGCCCGCCACCCCCGCGTCCAGGCGGTCCGGGACACCGAGGCGCTGATCCGCGCCGACCTGGACGTCTACGCCCCGTGCGCGCTCGGTGGCGCCCTGGACGACGCCACGGTGCCCGTCCTGACCGCGAAGGTGGTGTGCGGCGCGGCCAACAACCAGCTGGCCCACCCGGGCGTCGAGAAGGATCTGGACGGCCGCGGCATCCTCTACGCGCCGGACTACGTGGTGAACGCCGGTGGTGTCATCCAGGTGGCCGATGAGCTGCACGGGTTCGACTTCGACCGGGCCAAGGCCAAGGCGGCGAAGATCTTCGACACGACGTTGGCCATATTCGATCGGGCACAGACCGACGGCATCCCGCCCGCCGCGGCCGCCGACCGGCTGGCCGAGCACCGGATGGCGGAGGGCCACGACGCCTGA
- the bldC gene encoding developmental transcriptional regulator BldC has protein sequence MTARTPDAEPLLTPAEVATMFRVDPKTVTRWAKAGKLTSIRTLGGHRRYREAEVRALLAGIPQQRSEG, from the coding sequence ATGACCGCTCGCACCCCTGATGCCGAGCCGCTGCTGACCCCGGCTGAGGTTGCCACGATGTTCCGCGTGGACCCGAAGACGGTCACTCGCTGGGCGAAGGCAGGCAAGCTCACGTCGATCCGTACGCTCGGAGGGCATCGGCGCTACCGCGAAGCGGAGGTCCGTGCTCTTCTTGCGGGCATCCCGCAGCAGCGCAGCGAGGGCTGA
- a CDS encoding DUF6274 family protein, with the protein MTTSAKHETRALLRAHLAAAVGNRHFTRHCPICHRLLRLAMEHSAADEAGDGAEHEEREETTAAVPPSTR; encoded by the coding sequence ATGACGACGTCCGCGAAGCATGAGACCAGGGCGCTGCTGCGCGCCCATCTGGCGGCCGCCGTGGGCAACCGCCACTTCACCCGGCACTGCCCGATCTGCCATCGCCTGCTGCGGCTGGCGATGGAGCATTCGGCGGCCGACGAGGCGGGCGACGGGGCCGAACACGAGGAGCGCGAGGAGACGACGGCGGCCGTGCCACCGTCAACTCGGTAA